The proteins below come from a single Miscanthus floridulus cultivar M001 chromosome 1, ASM1932011v1, whole genome shotgun sequence genomic window:
- the LOC136499464 gene encoding WEB family protein At2g38370-like, giving the protein MSSEAECAATAAAPDAAGGGKAEIDTSAPFESVREAVDRFGGSAAWSSDLVRRMFAPSKKHEHSEQAAEAINAEEQAAQLENELAVKERETLDVLKELEATKKIIAHLKLKIQKEATETSPEEAAKSDEADQISKAGPEEQQPENINVEVDMEGAEENHSGSVPAELEQAKASLNRTTGDLAAVRAAVELLRNSIAKEKLLLERGREKLSSNTSLVSSLEDELDQAAQKMETLKDLQRRRKDPSDIFMEIKKMTTEVQQLRSMANDSKSEAMVLAAEIEQAKASISTAEVRCIAARKMEDAARAAEALALAQIKALLSSESSFEGDTASDGVTLSMEEYFTLCSKALEADESSRKKVEDAMLQVDVASNSESESVKRLEDAKVEVEECKKALQEALKRVEAANHGKLAVEEILRRWKSESGHKKRSLGGSPKFKNAAHRREDSHTTDMISDVSDRSHKPTLSIGQILSMKLMGPDGYAKSVWDDKASEIPDISLGQILNRSGVLCREDMATRQRVSGKRKKFALTGLSVLLAKQSKNKKKRESF; this is encoded by the exons ATGAGCTCCGAGGCCGAATGCGCAGCAACGGCCGCCGCCCCCGATGCGGCAGGCGGCGGCAAGGCGGAGATCGACACGTCCGCGCCGTTCGAGTCCGTGCGGGAGGCCGTCGACCGCTTCGGCGGCAGCGCCGCCTGGAGCTCCGACCTCGTCAGGCGCATGTTCGCGCCCTCCAAG AAACATGAACACTCTGAACAAGCTGCAGAGGCCATCAACGCAGAGGAGCAGGCTGCACAGCTAGAAAACGAGCTGGCCGTCAAAGAGAGGGAAACTCTTGATgtgctcaaggaactggaggcAACCAAGAAAATCATAGCACACCTGAAACTGAAGATACAGAAGGAAGCCACTGAAACATCCCCTGAAGAAGCTGCGAAGTCTGATGAAGCTGATCAGATCTCTAAGGCAGGACCTGAAGAGCAGCAGCCTGAAAACATCAACGTCGAAGTGGACATGGAAGGTGCAGAGGAAAATCATTCAGGTTCAGTTCCGGCGGAACTTGAGCAGGCAAAGGCAAGCCTGAACAGAACTACAGGTGATCTGGCTGCAGTGCGGGCTGCAGTTGAGCTACTACGAAATAGCATAGCAAAAGAGAAATTGTTGCTTGAAAGAGGCCGAGAAAAGCTCTCCTCTAACACTTCATTGGTTTCTTCTTTGGAGGATGAGCTGGATCAGGCAGCACAAAAGATGGAAACGCTGAAGGATCTGCAGAGGAGACGCAAAGACCCCTCAGACATTTTTATGGAGATTAAGAAAATGACCActgaggtgcagcagctcaggagCATGGCAAATGATTCGAAATCTGAAGCAATGGTGCTGGCTGCAGAAATTGAGCAGGCAAAGGCCAGCATTAGCACAGCTGAGGTCAGGTGCATTGCAGCCAGAAAGATGGAAGATGCCGCTAGAGCAGCGGAAGCCCTTGCACTTGCTCAGATCAAAGCACTACTGAGCAGCGAAAGTTCTTTTGAAGGTGACACCGCTTCTGATGGAGTAACTCTCTCGATGGAGGAGTATTTCACACTGTGTTCCAAAGCTCTTGAAGCTGATGAAAGCTCCAGGAAGAAAGTAGAAGACGCCATGCTGCAGGTAGATGTTGCTAGCAATTCAGAGTCCGAGTCCGTTAAGAGGCTCGAGGATGCCAAAGTAGAGGTTGAGGAATGCAAGAAGGCGCTACAAGAGGCCCTAAAGAGGGTAGAGGCTGCAAACCATGGGAAACTTGCGGTGGAAGAGATTCTTCGTAGATGGAAATCTGAGAGTGGACACAAAAAGCGATCTCTTGGTGGCTCCCCAAAATTCAAAAATGCAGCTCACCGTCGCGAAGATTCGCACACCACAGATATGATTTCTGATGTTTCAGATAGATCACACAAACCAACATTATCAATTGGGCAGATACTGAGTATGAAGTTAATGGGACCTGATGGGTATGCCAAAAGTGTTTGGGATGACAAAGCAAGCGAGATACCAGATATCTCACTTGGTCAGATTCTAAACAGGAGTGGTGTTTTGTGCAGAGAAGATATGGCTACTCGCCAAAGagtttcaggaaagaggaagaagtTTGCATTGACTGGGCTTTCTGTTCTCCTGGCGAAGCAAtcaaagaacaagaagaagagagaatCCTTTTAA